In a genomic window of Myxococcales bacterium:
- a CDS encoding OmpA family protein — MAISASDPSGILLRPPGARGTHDARRGPPARLAASPRRKRVVVGALCAAVALGAVGAVVSLRGGGGGAPAPVAPAAVDPAAACASLERELREARAELAAETKIADKLRAEQATLKEQAQAAAAVQEKLAGVVGGSGQVTQRGDEITLELVDKVLFPVGAAELTPRGQAVLARVGAALNDVPDKQIWVQGHTDDTPIRPIRGAPPRFASNWELSSARALTVVHYLQTDAQVDPRRLAAVAFGEYRPAGRAKAKNRRIEIVLYPNHQLAR, encoded by the coding sequence ATGGCGATCTCGGCGTCCGACCCCAGCGGCATCCTCCTCCGTCCCCCGGGCGCGCGCGGCACCCACGACGCCCGCCGCGGCCCGCCGGCGCGCCTGGCTGCCAGCCCGCGCCGCAAGCGCGTGGTCGTCGGCGCGCTGTGCGCCGCGGTCGCGCTCGGCGCCGTCGGCGCGGTGGTGTCGCTGCGCGGCGGTGGCGGCGGTGCGCCGGCGCCGGTCGCGCCCGCGGCGGTCGATCCGGCCGCGGCGTGCGCATCGCTCGAGCGCGAGCTGCGCGAGGCCCGCGCCGAGCTCGCGGCCGAGACCAAGATCGCCGACAAGCTGCGCGCCGAACAGGCCACGCTCAAGGAGCAGGCCCAGGCCGCCGCGGCGGTCCAGGAGAAGCTCGCGGGCGTCGTCGGCGGCTCGGGCCAGGTCACCCAGCGCGGCGACGAGATCACGCTCGAGCTGGTCGACAAGGTGCTGTTCCCGGTCGGCGCCGCCGAGCTGACGCCGCGCGGGCAGGCGGTGCTGGCCCGGGTCGGCGCTGCGCTCAACGACGTCCCCGACAAGCAGATCTGGGTGCAGGGCCACACCGACGACACGCCCATCCGGCCGATCCGCGGCGCGCCGCCGCGCTTCGCCAGCAACTGGGAGCTGTCGAGCGCGCGCGCGCTCACGGTCGTCCACTACCTGCAGACCGACGCGCAGGTCGATCCGCGTCGCCTGGCGGCGGTCGCGTTCGGCGAGTACCGCCCGGCCGGGCGCGCCAAGGCCAAGAACCGCCGGATCGAGATCGTGCTGTATCCGAACCACCAGCTCGCGCGCTGA
- the hutI gene encoding imidazolonepropionase: protein MATLYRRAHVLTCAGAPDDPLGEVAEGAVLTDGDRIAWVGADADAEAAAAALGLRVDDATDLGGRLLTPGLIDCHTHAVFAGDRANEFALRAAGASYLEIAAAGGGIVATTAPTRAASVATLTELTVGRLARARGFGTTTIEVKSGYDLTVPGELRLLDVIAAAAAATPMAVVPTLLCHLIPAERRGDRDAYVRELCEELVPRARGRATSVDVYCDDGAFTLAEARAILGAARAAGLAVRAHVGQFADLGGAELVASLGGRSIDHVEQISPAGIAAVAAAGTVAVMLPGACVQLRLPVPPVAALRAAGVPLAIATDLNPGSSMSENLPLQLWLATTHFAMTVAEAWLGVTRHAARALGLSDRGVLAPGARADLCAWDADHPGTLAYHYGAQRPSLVVIAGDRVDAAAGAAVASSA from the coding sequence ATGGCGACGCTCTACCGCCGCGCCCACGTCCTCACCTGCGCCGGCGCCCCCGACGACCCGCTCGGCGAGGTGGCCGAGGGCGCCGTGCTCACCGACGGCGATCGGATCGCCTGGGTCGGCGCCGACGCCGACGCCGAGGCCGCGGCCGCCGCGCTCGGGCTGCGCGTCGACGACGCCACCGACCTGGGTGGCCGGCTGCTGACGCCGGGGCTGATCGACTGCCACACCCACGCGGTGTTCGCGGGCGACCGCGCCAACGAGTTCGCGCTGCGCGCCGCCGGCGCCAGCTACCTGGAGATCGCGGCCGCCGGCGGCGGCATCGTCGCGACCACCGCCCCGACCCGCGCGGCCTCGGTCGCGACCTTGACCGAGCTGACCGTGGGCCGCCTGGCGCGCGCGCGTGGTTTCGGCACCACCACCATCGAGGTCAAGAGCGGCTACGACCTCACGGTCCCCGGCGAGTTGCGCCTGCTCGACGTCATCGCCGCCGCCGCCGCGGCCACGCCGATGGCGGTGGTGCCGACGCTCCTGTGTCACCTGATCCCGGCCGAGCGCCGGGGCGATCGCGACGCGTACGTGCGCGAGCTGTGCGAGGAGCTGGTGCCGCGGGCGCGCGGCCGCGCCACGTCGGTCGACGTCTACTGCGACGACGGCGCGTTCACGCTGGCCGAGGCCCGCGCGATCCTCGGCGCCGCGCGCGCCGCCGGGCTGGCGGTGCGGGCCCACGTCGGCCAGTTCGCCGACCTCGGCGGCGCCGAGCTGGTCGCGTCCCTGGGCGGGCGATCGATCGACCACGTCGAGCAGATCTCGCCGGCGGGCATCGCCGCGGTCGCCGCCGCCGGCACGGTCGCGGTGATGCTGCCCGGCGCGTGCGTGCAGCTGCGCCTGCCGGTGCCGCCGGTCGCGGCGCTGCGCGCGGCCGGCGTGCCGCTGGCGATCGCGACCGATCTCAACCCCGGCTCGAGCATGAGCGAGAACCTGCCGCTGCAGCTGTGGCTCGCGACCACGCACTTCGCGATGACCGTGGCCGAGGCCTGGCTCGGGGTCACGCGCCACGCCGCGCGCGCGCTCGGCCTGTCCGATCGCGGGGTCCTGGCGCCGGGCGCGCGCGCCGACCTGTGCGCGTGGGACGCCGACCACCCCGGCACGCTCGCCTACCACTACGGCGCCCAGCGCCCGAGCCTGGTCGTGATCGCCGGCGATCGGGTCGACGCCGCCGCCGGCGCGGCCGTGGCATCATCGGCGTGA
- a CDS encoding GNAT family N-acetyltransferase yields the protein MLGACVGRYEARDHGLAHPSTSALVTPDGRWLDLGARSDEERAALLGRQVAVHGPRAHDAIAVTAIEPHGELALDDPLPLGLTGRRAEVEVLMTSLEMRADRAPPLATLPTPAGTAVVTAAASVRYYRFLYDAVGAPWHWWNRKRWSDDQLAAHLARPAIELHVLHEHGTPVGFVELDRTEPATCEVAYFGLVPEATGRGLGRWFLAWSVHAAWRDPTLTRLWVHTCTLDGPAALPTYRRIGFVAFQHDRFRQVIALGAPPC from the coding sequence ATGCTCGGCGCCTGCGTCGGACGCTACGAGGCCCGCGACCACGGCCTGGCGCACCCGTCCACCTCGGCCCTGGTCACGCCCGACGGCCGCTGGCTCGATCTGGGCGCGCGGTCCGACGAGGAGCGCGCGGCCCTGCTCGGCCGCCAGGTCGCGGTGCACGGGCCCCGCGCCCACGACGCCATCGCCGTCACGGCGATCGAGCCTCACGGCGAGCTGGCGCTCGACGATCCGCTGCCGCTCGGGCTCACCGGCCGACGCGCCGAGGTCGAGGTGCTGATGACCTCGCTCGAGATGCGCGCGGATCGCGCCCCGCCGCTGGCGACGCTGCCGACGCCGGCCGGGACCGCGGTCGTCACCGCCGCGGCGTCGGTGCGCTACTACCGGTTCCTCTACGACGCCGTCGGCGCGCCCTGGCACTGGTGGAATCGCAAGCGCTGGAGCGACGATCAGCTCGCGGCCCACCTGGCCCGCCCCGCGATCGAGCTCCACGTCCTGCACGAGCACGGCACGCCGGTGGGCTTCGTCGAGCTCGATCGCACCGAGCCGGCGACCTGCGAGGTCGCCTACTTCGGGCTGGTGCCCGAGGCGACCGGGCGCGGCCTGGGCCGCTGGTTCCTGGCCTGGAGCGTCCACGCCGCCTGGCGCGACCCGACCCTCACCCGGTTGTGGGTCCACACGTGTACGCTCGACGGCCCGGCCGCCCTCCCCACCTACCGCCGGATCGGGTTCGTCGCCTTCCAGCACGATCGCTTCCGCCAAGTCATCGCCCTCGGAGCTCCGCCATGCTGA
- a CDS encoding carboxypeptidase regulatory-like domain-containing protein, translated as MRALLLSIVVAAAAACGGTSNPSLCDQNPAPAECAATCDPTPGAANTCAAGFHCGGDGHCTAECTQGGSECGTGRHCTPDGRCLDDGACVGLGCDIVDCGALGMPPTTISGRVFAPNGTLPLYGVNVYVPNAALPPTTDGAVCDRCNDNLPGSPVVQIATDENGDFTLTDVPVGTNIPLVISIGKWRRTLTIPTVAQCTDNPLTAVETRLPKNRSEGDLPKIAISTGSADALECLVRKLGIDDAEMGTDGAAARIHLYADSGAGGGQGANSFRNGFPGGSGTFANSTTLWNTVDKLRGYDIVILSCEGGQHPETKPQAAMDALKAYADLGGRVFLSHWHNIWIEGSTRGGGTQAPAVWSGPNGVATWNDSGPNFNTPPDTIDEVNNPKGSSFATWMLNVGGSPARDVIPIEAGTGRNTCEAVDNSKAERWVYWENGGNQFPQMFQFTTPNEGAVSERCGKVVFSDMHVSGDSDSRSGTPFPNDCATSDLTPQEKALAFMFFDIASCVGPPIGKAAPAAGDSATSASSL; from the coding sequence ATGCGCGCACTCCTGCTCTCGATCGTGGTCGCGGCGGCCGCGGCCTGCGGCGGCACCTCGAACCCATCGCTGTGTGATCAGAACCCAGCGCCGGCCGAGTGCGCGGCGACCTGCGATCCGACGCCCGGCGCCGCCAACACCTGCGCCGCGGGCTTCCACTGCGGCGGCGACGGCCACTGCACCGCCGAGTGCACGCAGGGCGGCAGCGAGTGCGGCACCGGCCGACACTGCACGCCCGACGGCCGCTGCCTCGACGACGGCGCCTGCGTCGGCCTCGGGTGCGACATCGTCGACTGCGGCGCGCTGGGCATGCCGCCGACGACGATCTCGGGCCGGGTGTTCGCGCCCAACGGCACGCTGCCGCTGTACGGCGTCAACGTCTACGTGCCCAACGCCGCGCTGCCCCCGACGACCGACGGCGCCGTGTGCGATCGCTGCAACGACAACCTGCCGGGCTCGCCGGTGGTCCAGATCGCCACCGACGAGAACGGCGACTTCACGCTGACCGACGTCCCGGTCGGCACCAACATCCCGCTGGTGATCTCGATCGGCAAGTGGCGGCGCACGCTGACCATCCCGACCGTCGCGCAGTGCACCGACAACCCGCTGACCGCGGTCGAGACCCGGCTGCCGAAGAACCGCAGCGAGGGCGACCTGCCCAAGATCGCGATCTCGACCGGCAGCGCCGACGCGCTCGAGTGCCTGGTCCGCAAGCTCGGCATCGACGACGCCGAGATGGGCACCGACGGCGCCGCCGCCCGCATCCACCTCTACGCCGACAGCGGCGCCGGCGGCGGCCAGGGCGCGAACTCGTTCCGCAACGGCTTCCCGGGCGGCTCGGGCACCTTCGCCAACTCGACGACGCTGTGGAACACGGTCGACAAGCTCCGCGGCTACGACATCGTGATCCTGTCGTGCGAGGGCGGGCAGCACCCCGAGACCAAGCCGCAGGCGGCGATGGACGCGCTCAAGGCCTACGCCGACCTCGGCGGGCGCGTGTTCCTGTCGCACTGGCACAACATCTGGATCGAGGGCAGCACCCGCGGCGGCGGCACCCAGGCGCCGGCGGTGTGGTCGGGCCCCAACGGCGTCGCGACCTGGAACGACAGCGGCCCGAACTTCAACACGCCGCCCGACACGATCGACGAGGTCAACAACCCCAAGGGCAGCTCGTTCGCGACCTGGATGCTCAACGTCGGCGGCTCGCCGGCCCGGGACGTCATCCCGATCGAGGCCGGCACCGGCCGCAACACCTGCGAGGCCGTCGACAACAGCAAGGCCGAGCGCTGGGTCTACTGGGAGAACGGCGGCAACCAGTTCCCGCAGATGTTCCAGTTCACGACGCCCAACGAGGGCGCGGTCAGCGAGCGCTGCGGCAAGGTCGTGTTCTCGGACATGCACGTGTCGGGCGACTCGGACTCGCGGTCGGGCACGCCGTTCCCGAACGACTGCGCGACCTCCGACCTGACCCCGCAGGAGAAGGCGCTGGCGTTCATGTTCTTCGACATCGCCTCGTGCGTGGGCCCGCCGATCGGCAAGGCCGCCCCGGCCGCCGGCGACTCGGCGACCAGCGCCTCGAGCCTGTAG
- a CDS encoding CoA transferase subunit B, which yields MPFSKADMARRAAAEIPAGSIVNLGIGLPTLCADYLPEGHAFLHSENGLLGMGPFPYEGEEDPQLINAGKQTVTVLPGGSTFDSAQSFAMIRGGHVDLAILGAMQVSARGDLANWAVPGGKVMGIGGAMDLASGCRRVIAVMQHATKDGEHKLVATCTYPLTATKVVSRVITELGVFDPTADGCFKVIELAPGVERAEVARLTGAPLI from the coding sequence ATGCCGTTCTCCAAAGCTGACATGGCGCGCCGCGCCGCCGCCGAGATCCCCGCGGGCTCGATCGTCAACCTCGGCATCGGGCTGCCGACCCTGTGCGCCGACTACCTGCCCGAGGGCCACGCGTTCCTGCACTCGGAGAACGGCCTGCTCGGCATGGGCCCGTTCCCGTACGAGGGCGAGGAGGATCCGCAGCTGATCAACGCCGGCAAGCAGACCGTGACCGTGCTGCCGGGCGGCTCGACCTTCGACTCGGCGCAGTCGTTCGCGATGATCCGCGGCGGCCACGTCGACCTGGCGATCCTCGGCGCGATGCAGGTCTCGGCCCGCGGCGATCTCGCCAACTGGGCGGTGCCGGGCGGCAAGGTCATGGGCATCGGCGGCGCGATGGATCTGGCCAGCGGGTGTCGCCGGGTCATCGCGGTCATGCAGCACGCCACCAAGGACGGCGAGCACAAGCTGGTCGCGACCTGCACCTACCCGCTGACCGCGACCAAGGTCGTCAGCCGGGTGATCACCGAGCTGGGCGTGTTCGATCCGACCGCCGACGGCTGCTTCAAGGTGATCGAGCTGGCACCCGGCGTCGAGCGAGCCGAGGTCGCGCGGCTGACCGGCGCGCCGCTGATCTGA